The following are from one region of the Candidatus Protochlamydia phocaeensis genome:
- a CDS encoding TolC family protein, with protein MEGTEPACIKLTLESALTRALRYNRQLINTADNVTKAQYGLDIAFSEFALDIAPNGKAGYVGGGREGTGMSVGGGLDFSKKFISGTQVTVGPSILKTKEHYHTDLRALISQPLLRGFGIDYQLSGVKGAQFSLRTAARNLYMAQLQLIIRTINSLYDVIKAQKSLALNEESYQRISKFYQAAKLKERIGLSDALDVYRAEIELHHAEDSLTSAQERLQDAEDMLRDLLALPLDACIQVEVPLVYTSNPLDTDEAVKLALQNRIEIDQAQDQWRESYRLAKVAKNNLYPELNLVFNYANCGRDEIFTRSCTRHRESTWGIGFTTSTDFDPIADRAAYEQSLLAIETAARGLEQTQANLILEVKKAIRQLQRALKRIQVQEEQIHTAQSELHLAQIKFDRGMANNFDVIQAEKSLRAAEQTYWAALIDHIIGEYQLLAAIGLLTDKPCIH; from the coding sequence ATGGAGGGGACGGAGCCGGCATGCATAAAGTTGACTTTGGAATCAGCTTTGACAAGGGCTCTTCGCTATAATCGGCAGCTGATTAATACTGCTGATAATGTTACCAAAGCGCAATATGGCTTAGATATTGCCTTTAGTGAATTTGCTTTGGATATCGCCCCTAACGGCAAAGCCGGTTATGTGGGAGGCGGGCGTGAAGGAACTGGCATGTCTGTAGGAGGAGGCCTGGACTTTAGCAAGAAGTTTATTAGCGGAACGCAAGTGACGGTAGGCCCGTCTATTCTAAAGACCAAGGAGCATTATCATACTGATTTGAGGGCCTTGATTTCTCAGCCTCTCCTTAGAGGATTTGGCATCGATTATCAGCTTTCAGGTGTCAAAGGGGCTCAGTTCTCATTGCGGACAGCCGCGCGCAATCTTTATATGGCGCAGTTGCAGCTGATCATTCGCACGATCAATAGCTTATATGATGTCATTAAGGCGCAGAAATCGCTGGCTCTCAATGAAGAATCTTATCAGCGCATTAGTAAGTTCTATCAAGCGGCCAAATTGAAGGAAAGGATAGGCTTGTCGGATGCCTTGGACGTATATCGAGCGGAGATTGAGCTTCACCATGCGGAAGATAGTTTGACTAGTGCACAGGAAAGGCTGCAAGACGCCGAAGATATGTTACGCGATTTATTGGCCTTGCCTTTAGATGCCTGTATCCAGGTCGAGGTTCCGCTTGTGTATACGTCTAATCCGCTGGATACAGACGAAGCTGTCAAGCTGGCGTTGCAAAACCGCATTGAAATTGATCAGGCGCAAGACCAGTGGCGGGAGAGCTATCGATTGGCCAAAGTGGCTAAAAATAACCTCTACCCAGAATTGAATTTAGTTTTTAATTATGCCAATTGCGGGCGAGATGAAATTTTTACCCGTTCTTGTACGCGCCATCGGGAAAGTACATGGGGAATAGGCTTTACGACTTCTACGGATTTCGATCCCATTGCAGACCGGGCCGCTTATGAGCAAAGCTTGTTGGCCATTGAAACAGCCGCAAGAGGATTGGAACAGACCCAGGCCAATTTAATTTTAGAAGTGAAAAAAGCGATTCGCCAGCTTCAAAGAGCGCTTAAGCGCATTCAAGTACAGGAAGAGCAAATTCATACCGCGCAAAGCGAATTGCATTTGGCCCAAATTAAATTTGACCGCGGCATGGCAAATAACTTTGATGTCATTCAAGCCGAAAAATCCTTAAGAGCGGCTGAACAAACGTATTGGGCCGCTTTGATCGATCACATTATTGGAGAATATCAACTTTTAGCAGCAATCGGCCTGCTAACAGATAAACCGTGTATACATTAA
- a CDS encoding MGH1-like glycoside hydrolase domain-containing protein, with protein sequence MQLTPEHLRLTEHHEHKANWRKWGPYLSERAWGTVREDYSENGEAWDYFPHDHARSRAYRWNEDGIGGISDRYHYLCFALGLWNEKDPILKERFFGLNPKEGNHGEDVKEYYFYLDNTPTHSYMKMLYKYPQQAYPYNQLIQENQKRSSHEPEYELLDTGIFDQHRYFDVWIEYAKNSTDDILIKMTAVNRGPDPAPLHLLPTLWFRNTWSWGYANGPMGDMASKPLLFAKNQGSFSGIQADHSAAGTYYLYAEGNPEWIFTENETNRERLYNSPNPTPYVKDAFDRFLIHRQKEAINPEKKGTKTAAHFSFLIPSQQTISIRLRLSKKSQVDPFADFDSIFSARQKEADQFYEAIHNSILDEDERRVQRQAFASLLWTKQMYYYDIEQWLEGDPNCPPVQRALSRNKDWIHLVNFDVISMPDKWEYPWYASWDLSFHCIPLTLIDPDFAKRQLILMTREWYTHPNGQLPAYEWNFSDVNPPVLAWSAWRLYKIDGKQAGKPDRNFLEAIFHKLLLNFTWWVNQKDKFGHNVFQGGFLGLDNISIFDRSTPLEQGHIDQSDGTAWMGFYCILMMKIAIELARTDPVYQDCATKFFEHFLRIASAMINPERKGFALWYEEDGFFYDTLHINSTVIPLRIRSIMGLLPLFAVETIDARILDNLPIFKQRMEWFLSQRPNYTSTMTCEQDPAKGERRLMAILTKERLLSTLRYMLDENEFLSPYGIRSLSKYHQDHPYTLTINGAQHCIGYQPGEAVYRMIAGGNSNWRGPIWFPLNFLIIESLQKFHYYYGETLKVEFPTGSGNWLNLGQVATELSIRLIALFLKNSNGARPIYPEKSLFNQDTHWQDLILFHEFFHGDHGMGLGASHQTGWTALVAKLLQQSGGEN encoded by the coding sequence ATGCAGCTTACTCCTGAACATCTGCGTCTGACCGAGCACCATGAGCACAAGGCCAACTGGCGCAAGTGGGGGCCTTACCTAAGTGAACGTGCCTGGGGAACAGTACGCGAAGATTACAGTGAGAATGGAGAAGCCTGGGATTACTTTCCTCATGACCATGCACGCAGCCGGGCTTACCGTTGGAATGAAGACGGCATTGGCGGAATTTCCGATCGCTATCACTATCTTTGCTTTGCCCTTGGCTTATGGAATGAGAAGGACCCAATCTTGAAAGAGCGTTTCTTTGGATTGAATCCCAAAGAGGGCAATCATGGGGAAGATGTCAAAGAGTATTATTTTTATCTCGATAATACTCCTACTCATAGCTATATGAAAATGCTCTATAAATATCCCCAGCAAGCCTATCCCTATAACCAGTTAATTCAAGAAAATCAAAAGCGCAGCTCGCATGAGCCTGAATACGAGCTTCTTGATACAGGCATTTTTGATCAGCACCGTTATTTTGATGTTTGGATCGAATATGCGAAAAATAGCACGGACGATATTTTGATCAAAATGACGGCAGTTAATCGAGGCCCCGATCCGGCTCCTTTGCATTTGTTGCCCACTTTATGGTTCCGCAATACGTGGAGCTGGGGGTATGCAAACGGCCCGATGGGAGATATGGCAAGCAAGCCTCTTTTATTTGCCAAGAATCAAGGCTCTTTTTCCGGCATTCAGGCAGACCATTCTGCCGCCGGCACTTATTATCTTTATGCAGAAGGCAATCCTGAGTGGATTTTTACCGAAAACGAGACCAATCGAGAGCGCCTGTACAATAGTCCTAATCCCACTCCTTATGTCAAAGACGCTTTTGACCGCTTTCTCATTCACCGGCAAAAAGAGGCCATTAATCCAGAAAAGAAGGGAACTAAAACGGCCGCTCATTTCTCCTTTTTAATTCCATCTCAGCAAACTATCAGCATTCGTTTGCGCCTATCCAAAAAAAGTCAGGTTGATCCTTTCGCTGATTTTGACTCCATCTTTTCAGCCAGGCAAAAAGAGGCCGATCAATTTTATGAAGCCATCCACAATTCCATTTTAGACGAAGATGAAAGGCGGGTTCAACGGCAAGCTTTTGCCAGCTTATTGTGGACAAAGCAGATGTATTACTATGACATTGAGCAATGGCTAGAGGGCGATCCCAATTGTCCCCCTGTCCAGCGCGCGCTCAGCCGCAATAAGGATTGGATTCACCTAGTCAACTTTGACGTCATTTCGATGCCCGATAAATGGGAGTATCCGTGGTATGCCAGTTGGGACCTTTCCTTTCATTGCATCCCCCTGACTTTGATCGACCCGGATTTCGCCAAACGCCAGCTGATTTTGATGACCCGCGAATGGTATACCCATCCTAATGGACAATTGCCCGCTTACGAATGGAATTTTAGCGATGTCAATCCTCCTGTCCTTGCCTGGTCGGCCTGGCGTCTTTATAAAATCGACGGCAAGCAGGCCGGCAAGCCGGACCGAAACTTTTTAGAGGCCATCTTCCATAAGCTCCTTCTCAATTTTACCTGGTGGGTCAACCAAAAAGACAAGTTCGGCCATAACGTCTTTCAAGGGGGATTTCTAGGCTTGGACAATATCAGCATTTTCGACCGCAGCACCCCTTTAGAACAAGGTCATATCGATCAATCGGACGGAACAGCGTGGATGGGATTCTATTGCATTTTAATGATGAAGATTGCCATCGAGCTGGCAAGAACGGATCCCGTCTACCAGGACTGTGCGACCAAATTTTTTGAGCATTTCCTAAGAATAGCTAGCGCCATGATTAATCCGGAAAGAAAGGGATTTGCCCTTTGGTATGAAGAGGATGGTTTTTTCTATGACACGCTGCATATCAATAGCACCGTCATTCCTTTGCGCATCCGGTCCATTATGGGCCTGCTTCCCTTATTTGCCGTCGAGACTATTGATGCGAGAATTTTGGATAATCTTCCCATCTTCAAGCAACGGATGGAGTGGTTCTTGAGCCAAAGGCCCAACTACACCAGCACTATGACCTGTGAACAAGATCCAGCTAAAGGAGAAAGACGGCTGATGGCCATTTTGACGAAAGAGCGCCTTCTATCCACCTTGCGCTATATGTTGGATGAGAATGAGTTTCTCTCTCCTTATGGCATTCGTTCCTTGTCCAAATACCATCAAGACCATCCTTATACTTTAACAATCAACGGAGCCCAGCACTGCATCGGCTACCAGCCCGGCGAAGCCGTGTACCGCATGATCGCAGGCGGCAATTCAAATTGGCGCGGCCCTATCTGGTTTCCGCTTAATTTTTTAATTATTGAATCTCTCCAAAAGTTTCATTATTACTATGGAGAAACGCTGAAAGTTGAATTTCCCACAGGATCCGGCAATTGGCTCAATTTAGGCCAAGTTGCAACAGAATTGTCCATCCGCCTGATCGCCCTCTTTCTCAAAAATTCCAATGGTGCCCGCCCCATCTATCCGGAAAAGAGCCTTTTCAATCAAGACACGCATTGGCAAGATCTTATTTTATTTCATGAATTTTTCCATGGCGATCATGGCATGGGATTGGGAGCTAGCCATCAAACCGGTTGGACGGCCTTAGTCGCCAAG